The Streptomyces sp. NBC_00344 genome includes a window with the following:
- a CDS encoding L-aspartate oxidase, with amino-acid sequence MTGTGIRLHAPAPGWAVEADVVIVGSGVAGLTTALRCTAAGLRTVVVTKARLDDGSTRWAQGGIAAALGEGDTPEQHLDDTLVAGAGLCDERAVRTLVTEGPDAVRRLIATGAHFDTDGSGGIALTREGGHHRRRIVHAGGDATGAEISRALVEAVRAAALRTVENALVLDLLTDAEGRTAGVTLHVMGEGQHDGVGAVRAPAVVLATGGMGQVFSATTNPPVSTGDGVALALRAGAEISDLEFVQFHPTVLFLGADAEGQQPLVSEAVRGEGAHLVDADGVRFMLGQHELAELAPRDIVAKAITRRMHEQGAEHMYLDARHFGAGMWERRFPTILAACRSHGIDPVTEPIPVAPAAHHASGGVRTDLRGRTTVPGLYACGEVACTGVHGANRLASNSLLEGLVFAERIAEDIAATTGEPAEPVEPAQPVTLPLLAPEARLRIQRIMTAGAGVLRSAGSLTEAGAQLDGIRRHADARAETSEPELKPAEPGVEAWEATNLLCVARVLVAAALRRAETRGCHWREDHADRDDTDWRRHLVVQLQPDRSLAVHTTDSTDFPPTVPQLSQEQ; translated from the coding sequence GTGACCGGAACCGGAATACGCCTGCACGCCCCCGCCCCCGGCTGGGCCGTCGAAGCCGACGTGGTGATCGTCGGGTCCGGCGTGGCCGGGCTCACCACCGCGCTGCGCTGCACAGCGGCGGGGCTTCGCACCGTCGTCGTCACCAAGGCCCGCCTCGACGACGGATCGACCCGCTGGGCCCAGGGCGGTATCGCCGCGGCGCTCGGCGAGGGCGACACCCCCGAGCAGCACCTCGACGACACACTCGTCGCGGGCGCCGGGCTCTGCGACGAGAGGGCGGTCCGCACACTGGTCACCGAGGGCCCCGACGCCGTGCGCAGGCTCATCGCGACCGGTGCGCATTTCGACACCGACGGCTCAGGGGGCATCGCGCTCACCCGCGAGGGCGGCCACCACCGCCGCCGTATCGTCCATGCGGGCGGGGACGCCACCGGCGCGGAGATCTCCCGTGCGCTGGTCGAGGCGGTCCGGGCGGCAGCCCTGCGGACCGTGGAGAACGCCCTGGTCCTGGATCTGCTCACGGACGCCGAAGGCCGTACGGCCGGTGTCACCCTGCACGTCATGGGGGAGGGCCAGCACGACGGTGTCGGCGCCGTCCGTGCCCCCGCGGTGGTCCTTGCCACCGGCGGCATGGGGCAGGTCTTCTCGGCGACCACCAACCCGCCCGTCTCCACCGGCGACGGCGTCGCCCTGGCGCTGCGTGCGGGCGCGGAGATCTCGGATCTCGAATTCGTCCAGTTCCACCCCACGGTGCTCTTCCTCGGCGCGGACGCCGAGGGTCAGCAGCCGCTGGTCTCCGAAGCGGTACGGGGCGAGGGAGCGCATCTCGTCGACGCGGACGGGGTCCGCTTCATGCTCGGGCAGCACGAACTGGCCGAGCTGGCCCCGCGGGACATCGTGGCGAAGGCCATCACCCGCCGGATGCACGAGCAGGGCGCCGAGCACATGTATCTGGACGCCAGGCACTTCGGCGCCGGGATGTGGGAACGGCGCTTCCCGACGATCCTCGCGGCCTGCCGGAGCCATGGCATCGACCCGGTCACCGAGCCGATTCCGGTGGCCCCGGCCGCCCACCACGCATCGGGCGGCGTCCGCACCGATCTGCGCGGCCGCACCACGGTCCCCGGCCTGTACGCCTGCGGCGAGGTCGCCTGCACCGGCGTGCACGGCGCCAACCGTCTCGCCTCCAACTCGCTGCTGGAAGGCCTGGTCTTCGCCGAGCGCATCGCGGAGGACATCGCCGCCACCACGGGTGAGCCCGCCGAACCGGTCGAACCCGCGCAGCCCGTCACGCTCCCCCTGCTGGCGCCGGAGGCCCGCCTCCGTATCCAGCGGATCATGACGGCGGGAGCCGGGGTGCTGCGGTCGGCCGGCAGTCTCACCGAGGCCGGCGCACAGCTGGACGGCATCCGCCGGCACGCGGACGCCCGGGCGGAGACCTCCGAGCCCGAGCTCAAGCCCGCCGAGCCCGGCGTCGAGGCCTGGGAGGCCACCAACCTCCTGTGTGTCGCCCGGGTCCTGGTCGCCGCCGCGCTGCGCAGGGCGGAGACCCGTGGCTGCCACTGGCGCGAGGACCACGCCGACCGCGACGACACCGACTGGCGGCGCCACCTCGTCGTACAGCTGCAACCCGACCGCTCGCTCGCCGTGCACACCACGGACAGCACGGACTTCCCCCCGACCGTCCCTCAGCTTTCCCAGGAGCAGTGA
- a CDS encoding Rossmann-like and DUF2520 domain-containing protein — protein sequence MNAPAENRPARLTVGVVGAGRVGPALAASLQLAGHRPVAASGVSDASVRRAAVLLPDVPLVTPAEVLARADLVLLTVPDDALPALVEGLAETGAVRPGQLLVHTSGRFGTGVLDPALRAGALPLALHPAMTFTGTSVDVQRLAGCSFGVTAPEELRLAAEALVIEMGGEPEWIAEESRPLYHAALALGANHLVTLVAQSMELLRTAGVAAPDRMLGPLLGAALDNALRSGDAALTGPVARGDAGTVAAHVDELRKHAPRALAGYLAMARTTADRALAHGLLKPEAAEDLLGVLADGEHR from the coding sequence GTGAACGCACCCGCAGAAAACCGCCCCGCGCGGCTCACCGTCGGCGTTGTCGGCGCCGGTCGGGTGGGCCCGGCGCTCGCCGCTTCGCTGCAGCTCGCAGGTCATCGCCCGGTCGCCGCGTCCGGCGTCTCCGACGCCTCCGTGCGCAGGGCCGCCGTGCTGCTCCCGGATGTCCCGCTGGTCACACCCGCCGAGGTGCTGGCCCGTGCCGACCTGGTCCTGCTGACCGTCCCGGACGACGCGCTGCCCGCACTGGTCGAAGGCCTGGCGGAGACCGGCGCGGTCCGCCCGGGACAATTGCTGGTGCACACCTCGGGCCGCTTCGGGACCGGGGTGCTCGATCCCGCCCTGCGGGCCGGCGCCCTGCCGCTCGCACTGCACCCCGCCATGACCTTCACCGGCACATCCGTGGACGTCCAGCGGCTGGCCGGCTGCTCGTTCGGGGTGACCGCGCCCGAGGAGCTGCGGCTCGCCGCCGAGGCTCTGGTCATCGAGATGGGCGGCGAACCCGAGTGGATCGCCGAGGAGTCCCGCCCGCTCTACCACGCGGCGCTCGCCCTGGGCGCGAACCACCTGGTCACCCTGGTGGCGCAGTCCATGGAGCTGCTGCGTACGGCAGGGGTCGCGGCCCCCGACCGGATGCTCGGCCCGCTGCTCGGTGCGGCCCTCGACAACGCCCTCAGATCCGGTGACGCGGCGCTCACCGGACCGGTCGCCCGCGGCGACGCGGGCACCGTCGCCGCTCACGTCGACGAGCTGCGGAAACACGCGCCCCGGGCCCTCGCCGGTTATCTGGCGATGGCCAGGACGACAGCGGACCGCGCCCTCGCACACGGCTTGCTCAAGCCGGAGGCGGCCGAGGACCTGCTGGGCGTCCTGGCGGACGGAGAACACCGGTGA
- a CDS encoding type III pantothenate kinase: MLLTIDVGNTHTVLGLFDGEDIVEHWRISTDARRTADELAVLLQGLMGMHPLLGDELGDGIEGIAICSTVPSVLHELREVTRRYYGDVPAVLVEPGIKTGVPILMDNPKEVGADRIINAVAAVELYGGPAVVVDFGTATTFDAVSARGEYTGGVIAPGIEISVEALGVKGAQLRKIELARPRSVIGKNTVEAMQSGIIYGFAGQVDGVVTRMARELADDPEDVTVIATGGLAPMVLNEATVIDEHEPWLTLIGLRLVYERNIARL, translated from the coding sequence ATGCTGCTCACCATCGACGTCGGCAACACCCACACCGTTCTCGGCCTGTTCGACGGCGAGGACATCGTGGAGCACTGGCGGATCTCCACGGACGCCCGCCGCACCGCCGACGAACTCGCCGTCCTGCTCCAGGGCCTGATGGGAATGCACCCGCTGCTCGGCGACGAACTCGGCGACGGCATCGAAGGCATCGCGATCTGCTCCACGGTGCCCTCCGTGCTGCATGAGCTGCGCGAGGTGACCCGCCGCTACTACGGCGACGTCCCCGCCGTTCTGGTCGAGCCCGGCATCAAGACGGGTGTCCCGATCCTCATGGACAACCCGAAGGAGGTCGGTGCGGACCGCATCATCAACGCGGTCGCAGCGGTCGAGCTCTACGGCGGGCCCGCGGTCGTCGTCGACTTCGGCACCGCGACCACCTTCGACGCGGTCTCCGCACGCGGCGAGTACACCGGTGGCGTGATCGCCCCCGGCATCGAGATCTCGGTCGAGGCGCTCGGCGTGAAGGGCGCCCAGCTGCGCAAGATCGAGCTGGCCCGCCCGCGCAGCGTGATCGGCAAGAACACCGTGGAGGCCATGCAGTCCGGCATCATCTACGGCTTCGCGGGCCAGGTCGACGGCGTGGTGACCCGGATGGCCCGGGAGCTCGCCGACGACCCCGAGGACGTCACGGTCATCGCCACCGGCGGCCTCGCACCCATGGTGCTCAACGAGGCCACGGTCATCGACGAGCACGAGCCCTGGCTGACGCTGATCGGCCTGCGCCTGGTGTACGAGCGGAACATCGCCCGTCTGTGA
- the panC gene encoding pantoate--beta-alanine ligase, with amino-acid sequence MTTLLHTAAALHALPRAGRRAVVMTMGALHEGHATLIRTARDLAGESGQVVVTVFVNPLQFGAGEDLDRYPRTLEADIAVAELAGADAVFAPAADEVYPGGEPQVRVTAGPMGERYEGSARPGHFDGMLTVVAKLLHLTRPDLALYGQKDAQQLALVRRMARDLNFPVEIVGVPTVREPDGLALSSRNRFLSTDDRATALALSRALFAGRDARPATPAAVRAAALAVLEAVPLPHDYLALIDPSDFTDAADGFHGEAILAVAARVGAVRLIDNIPLTFGENQ; translated from the coding sequence GTGACCACCCTGCTGCACACAGCTGCCGCACTGCACGCACTGCCCCGCGCAGGACGCCGGGCCGTCGTCATGACGATGGGCGCCCTCCACGAGGGCCACGCCACCCTGATCCGTACGGCGAGGGACCTGGCAGGCGAGAGCGGCCAGGTCGTCGTCACGGTCTTCGTCAACCCGCTCCAGTTCGGCGCGGGTGAAGATCTCGACCGTTATCCCCGCACCCTGGAAGCCGACATCGCCGTCGCCGAGCTCGCCGGTGCGGACGCCGTCTTCGCGCCGGCCGCCGACGAGGTGTATCCGGGCGGCGAACCCCAGGTGCGCGTCACCGCGGGCCCGATGGGGGAGCGCTACGAAGGCTCGGCGCGCCCCGGGCACTTCGACGGCATGCTCACCGTCGTCGCCAAACTTCTGCACCTCACCCGCCCCGACCTCGCGCTGTACGGGCAGAAGGACGCCCAGCAGCTCGCCCTGGTCCGGCGGATGGCACGCGATCTGAACTTCCCTGTCGAGATCGTCGGTGTACCGACCGTCCGGGAGCCGGACGGTCTGGCGCTCTCCAGCCGGAACCGGTTCCTCTCCACCGATGACCGCGCCACCGCGCTGGCACTCTCCCGCGCCCTCTTCGCGGGCCGGGACGCCCGCCCTGCCACCCCCGCCGCCGTACGCGCAGCGGCTCTGGCCGTGCTCGAAGCGGTCCCGCTTCCGCACGACTACCTCGCTCTGATCGACCCCTCAGACTTCACCGACGCGGCCGACGGCTTCCACGGCGAGGCGATCCTCGCGGTCGCCGCCAGGGTCGGCGCGGTACGTCTGATCGACAACATCCCGCTGACCTTCGGGGAAAACCAGTGA
- a CDS encoding BlaI/MecI/CopY family transcriptional regulator, translating into MPRQLGELEDAVMTRVWEWNRPVTVREVLEDLERERSIAYTTVMTVMDNLHQKGWVRREVDGRAYRYRAVSTRAAYSAALMNEAWSTSDNSAAALVAFFGMMSPEQRDALRDALRIVQGDADRDDRDPEAGR; encoded by the coding sequence GTGCCCCGTCAATTGGGAGAGCTGGAAGACGCCGTCATGACACGCGTCTGGGAGTGGAACCGCCCGGTCACGGTCCGGGAAGTCCTGGAAGACCTCGAACGGGAACGTTCCATCGCCTACACGACCGTCATGACCGTAATGGACAATCTCCATCAGAAGGGCTGGGTACGCAGGGAAGTGGACGGACGGGCCTATCGATATAGGGCCGTCTCCACCCGTGCCGCATACTCGGCCGCACTGATGAACGAAGCCTGGTCCACCAGTGACAACTCGGCCGCCGCTCTTGTCGCCTTCTTCGGCATGATGTCGCCCGAGCAGCGTGATGCACTCCGTGATGCTTTGCGCATCGTTCAGGGCGATGCGGACCGCGACGACCGTGACCCGGAGGCGGGGCGATAG
- a CDS encoding response regulator transcription factor, producing MAIRVMLVDDQVLLRTGFRMVLAAQPDMEVVAEAGDGAEAIDILRATKVDVVLMDVRMPRLDGVEATRQICAQSDPPKVLILTTFDLDEYAFSGLKAGASGFMLKDVPPGELLGAIRSVHSGDAVVAPSTTRRLLDRFSPMLPSTVADPAHKDIERLTDREREVMLLVAHGMSNGEIAAHLVLSEATVKTHVGRILTKLELRDRVQVVVLAYETGLVRAGGSGGR from the coding sequence ATGGCGATCCGCGTGATGCTCGTCGACGACCAGGTGCTGCTCCGCACCGGTTTCCGGATGGTGCTTGCCGCCCAGCCGGACATGGAGGTCGTCGCCGAGGCGGGCGACGGCGCGGAGGCCATCGACATCCTCCGGGCGACGAAGGTCGATGTGGTGCTGATGGACGTACGGATGCCGAGGCTCGACGGTGTCGAGGCGACCCGGCAGATCTGCGCGCAGTCCGACCCGCCCAAGGTCCTGATCCTCACCACCTTCGATCTGGACGAATACGCCTTCTCAGGACTGAAGGCGGGCGCCAGCGGCTTCATGCTCAAGGACGTGCCGCCGGGGGAACTGCTCGGGGCGATCCGCTCGGTGCACAGCGGTGACGCGGTCGTCGCGCCGTCCACCACACGGCGGTTGCTCGACCGCTTCTCGCCGATGCTGCCCAGCACGGTCGCCGATCCGGCGCACAAGGACATCGAGCGGCTCACCGACCGGGAACGTGAGGTGATGCTGCTCGTCGCGCACGGCATGTCCAACGGCGAGATCGCCGCCCACCTGGTGCTCTCCGAAGCCACCGTGAAGACCCATGTCGGCAGGATCCTCACCAAGCTGGAGCTGCGTGACCGGGTGCAGGTGGTGGTCCTCGCCTACGAGACGGGCCTGGTCCGGGCCGGCGGCTCCGGAGGGCGCTGA
- a CDS encoding DUF5937 family protein, with product MDIDITGLPPERIVFGLSPLAELGNALHVLCEPGHHPGLHGWATATAASLKPDLADRLHEADFLWLTTFSDILLPFAGVRSGGGAGPGGTLAEDLDLLDLLPDDEFVSVALEFTCSASYDKGGLSPLTDAPARARALDLAAARGPRQLDFTERLLNEPVSVRAWIRRLFEDCEQAFFGDTWRRVRVQLAADARHKTEILRHKGLGDAMTAVSAALSLDETGTRVRVDKLAEGRSQAMGSPAGDGLTFIPTSFGWPHLQVLHRPDWRPVIHYPVAAPELPSPASVELLKLRLEALAHPLRMRLCRSLARSAQTTGELADTYGISAPEVSRHLAVLKRAGLLTTRRRGRYVLHQLDLTVVARLGSDFLEGVLR from the coding sequence GTGGACATCGACATCACCGGGCTTCCGCCTGAGCGCATCGTCTTCGGCCTTTCCCCGCTGGCCGAGCTGGGTAATGCGCTGCATGTGCTCTGCGAGCCGGGCCACCACCCGGGGCTGCACGGCTGGGCCACGGCGACGGCCGCCTCGCTCAAGCCGGACCTGGCGGACCGGCTGCACGAGGCGGACTTCCTCTGGCTCACCACGTTCTCCGACATCCTGCTGCCGTTCGCGGGGGTGCGGAGCGGCGGCGGCGCCGGGCCGGGCGGGACGCTCGCCGAGGACCTGGATCTGCTCGATCTGCTGCCGGACGACGAATTCGTCTCCGTGGCGCTTGAGTTCACCTGCTCGGCCTCCTACGACAAGGGCGGGCTCTCCCCGCTCACCGACGCACCGGCCCGTGCGCGTGCCCTCGACCTCGCGGCGGCCCGTGGTCCCAGGCAACTGGACTTCACCGAGCGGCTGCTGAACGAACCGGTCTCCGTCAGGGCCTGGATCCGGCGGCTGTTCGAGGACTGCGAGCAGGCGTTCTTCGGCGATACCTGGCGCCGGGTGCGGGTTCAGCTGGCCGCCGACGCCCGGCACAAGACCGAGATCCTGCGGCACAAGGGTCTCGGTGACGCCATGACGGCGGTCTCCGCGGCGCTTTCGCTGGACGAGACCGGCACGCGCGTCCGGGTCGACAAGCTCGCCGAAGGCCGTTCGCAGGCGATGGGTTCGCCCGCGGGCGACGGGCTCACGTTCATCCCCACGAGCTTCGGCTGGCCGCACCTGCAGGTGCTGCACCGCCCGGACTGGCGCCCGGTGATCCACTATCCGGTGGCCGCCCCCGAGCTGCCGTCGCCCGCCTCGGTCGAACTGCTGAAGCTGCGACTGGAGGCGCTGGCGCATCCGCTGCGGATGCGGCTGTGCCGGAGTCTGGCCCGCTCCGCACAGACCACCGGTGAACTGGCCGACACCTACGGCATATCCGCACCGGAGGTCTCCCGGCATCTGGCCGTGCTGAAGCGGGCCGGGCTGCTGACCACCAGGCGCCGCGGACGGTATGTGCTGCACCAGCTGGACCTCACCGTGGTGGCCCGGCTGGGCAGCGACTTCCTCGAGGGGGTGCTGCGGTAG
- a CDS encoding threonine aldolase family protein: MAYETAMTPDGTRSEEDERRRRSAALRKAGRVLSRPSSVVPLGERLTALAADAGSVYDLDTPADIYGDGVVAELERRVAALLGFPAAAFFPTGTMAQQVAMRCWAGRTGNSTVALHPLAHPEVHERGAFGALSGLRTVHPTTAPRLPTAGEVRDFDEPFGTLMLELPLRDAGFVLPDWDQLTAVVGAARERDAVVHFDGARLWECAPHFGRGLAEIAGLADSVYVSFYKSLDGMSGAVLAGPSSLIDEARTWRHRYGGQVYQQYPAALSALLGIERELPRLASYVAHAKVVATAMAEGFRAAGVPWFRVGPEVPHTHQFQVWLPYGADALSEAAVAQAEETGVGLFHRFHPAPGGGAPGVSFTEVTVAGPALDWTAQDVVEAVAEFVRRAG; the protein is encoded by the coding sequence ATGGCATACGAAACGGCGATGACCCCGGACGGCACCCGAAGCGAGGAGGACGAACGCCGGCGCAGGTCGGCGGCGCTGCGCAAGGCCGGACGGGTGCTGTCCCGCCCGTCCTCGGTCGTCCCGCTCGGCGAGCGGCTGACAGCACTGGCCGCGGACGCCGGCTCGGTGTACGACCTGGACACTCCCGCCGACATCTACGGTGACGGAGTTGTCGCCGAGCTGGAGCGCAGGGTGGCCGCGCTACTCGGCTTCCCCGCCGCCGCCTTCTTCCCGACCGGCACGATGGCCCAGCAGGTCGCCATGCGGTGCTGGGCCGGACGCACCGGCAACTCCACGGTGGCGCTGCATCCGCTGGCGCACCCCGAGGTGCACGAGCGGGGAGCCTTCGGGGCGCTGAGCGGGCTCCGTACGGTCCATCCGACGACCGCGCCCCGGCTGCCCACCGCCGGCGAAGTGCGCGATTTCGACGAGCCCTTCGGCACTCTGATGCTCGAGCTGCCGCTGCGTGACGCCGGCTTCGTCCTGCCGGACTGGGACCAGCTGACCGCCGTCGTCGGCGCCGCGAGGGAACGTGATGCGGTGGTGCACTTCGACGGCGCGCGACTGTGGGAGTGCGCCCCCCACTTCGGCCGCGGTCTCGCGGAGATCGCGGGTCTCGCGGACAGTGTCTACGTTTCCTTCTACAAGTCGCTGGACGGCATGTCCGGGGCGGTTCTCGCGGGCCCGTCGTCACTGATCGACGAGGCGAGGACCTGGCGGCACCGGTACGGGGGCCAGGTCTACCAGCAGTACCCGGCCGCGCTCTCCGCGCTGCTCGGCATCGAGCGGGAGCTGCCGCGTCTCGCGTCCTACGTGGCCCATGCGAAGGTCGTCGCGACAGCGATGGCCGAGGGGTTCAGGGCGGCCGGCGTGCCGTGGTTCCGGGTCGGTCCGGAGGTTCCGCACACCCATCAGTTCCAGGTGTGGCTGCCGTACGGGGCGGATGCGCTGTCGGAGGCCGCCGTCGCCCAGGCGGAGGAGACGGGGGTGGGACTGTTCCACCGGTTCCACCCCGCGCCGGGCGGCGGGGCCCCCGGGGTGTCGTTCACCGAGGTGACGGTGGCCGGACCCGCACTGGACTGGACCGCGCAGGACGTCGTGGAGGCGGTGGCGGAGTTCGTCCGCAGAGCGGGATGA
- the nadC gene encoding carboxylating nicotinate-nucleotide diphosphorylase, whose protein sequence is MTTPDLPLIQTGDDGPGPDAPGGCGDGCGCGAGASGADDMECGLDPGLARLLLESGLDPVLVEDIAHLALAEDLDHGVDVTTVATVPADAVATADFTARESGTVAGLRIAEAVLSIVATDTFEVERHVEDGARVAAGEKLLSVTTRTRDLLTAERSALNLLCRLSGIATATRSWSDVLEGTGARVRDTRKTTPGLRALEKYAVRCGDGVNHRMSLSDAALVKDNHVVAAGGVAEAFRLVRAELAEMGTPDLAIEVEVDTLAQVGEVLEAGADLILLDNFTPAQTAEAVALVGGRAALESSGRLTLDVARAYAETGVDYLAVGALTHSAPVLDIGLDLREAK, encoded by the coding sequence GTGACCACGCCCGACCTCCCCCTGATCCAGACCGGCGACGATGGCCCCGGTCCCGACGCCCCGGGCGGCTGCGGCGACGGCTGCGGCTGCGGCGCCGGGGCATCCGGGGCCGACGACATGGAGTGCGGGCTCGACCCCGGCCTCGCCCGCTTGCTGCTCGAATCGGGCCTCGACCCCGTGCTGGTCGAGGACATCGCGCACCTCGCACTGGCGGAGGACCTCGACCACGGTGTGGACGTGACCACGGTGGCGACCGTCCCCGCCGACGCCGTCGCCACCGCCGACTTCACCGCCCGGGAGAGCGGCACGGTCGCCGGGCTGCGCATCGCAGAGGCGGTCCTGTCGATCGTGGCCACGGACACCTTCGAGGTCGAACGCCATGTCGAGGACGGCGCACGGGTCGCCGCCGGCGAGAAGCTGCTCTCGGTGACCACCCGCACCCGTGACCTCCTGACTGCCGAGCGCAGCGCGCTCAATCTCCTGTGCCGCCTGTCCGGCATCGCGACCGCCACCCGGTCCTGGTCGGACGTTCTCGAAGGCACCGGCGCCAGGGTCCGCGACACCCGCAAGACGACCCCGGGGCTGCGCGCCCTGGAGAAGTACGCGGTGCGCTGCGGCGATGGCGTCAACCACCGGATGTCGCTCTCGGACGCGGCCCTGGTCAAGGACAACCACGTGGTCGCCGCCGGCGGCGTGGCAGAGGCGTTCAGGCTGGTCCGCGCGGAGCTCGCGGAGATGGGGACCCCCGATCTGGCGATCGAGGTCGAGGTGGACACCCTGGCCCAGGTCGGCGAGGTGCTCGAAGCAGGCGCGGATCTGATCCTGCTGGACAACTTCACCCCTGCGCAGACCGCCGAAGCGGTGGCGCTCGTCGGGGGCCGGGCCGCCCTCGAGTCCTCGGGCCGGCTCACCCTGGACGTCGCGCGCGCGTACGCCGAGACGGGTGTCGACTACCTCGCGGTCGGCGCGCTCACGCACTCGGCTCCGGTCCTCGACATCGGACTCGACCTGCGCGAGGCGAAGTAA
- a CDS encoding sensor histidine kinase, which produces MQRLYDFIRRHPTWVDSFWAVILLGISGAQYAAGDIHGHEGIAGIPIFVGLCTAVALRRRWPEKMLLLVAVMGVAQLIFDVHQAPADFAMLVLIYTVAADGERWASRFALTGGVCAGTLSQLRWPSDGTHGWLQHVFVVVVLTVPFVLAWVLGDSMSTRRAYLAQLEERAARLEKEREAQSKVAVAGERARIARELHDVVAHNVSVMVVQADGAAYVLDASPDQAKQALETISSTGRQALAEMRRLLGVLRTGDARESGEYVPQPDVEQIQELVDQVRTAGLTVNFQVEGTPRPLPSGVELTAYRIVQEALTNTRKHGGPDVGASVRLVYFDDGLGLLVEDDGRGAAHEMYEDGGADGQGHGLIGMRERIGMVGGTLDAGPRPGGGFRISALLPLKPAH; this is translated from the coding sequence GTGCAGCGCCTCTACGACTTCATCCGCAGACACCCGACGTGGGTCGACAGCTTCTGGGCCGTCATCCTCCTCGGGATCTCGGGTGCGCAGTACGCGGCCGGGGACATCCACGGGCATGAGGGCATCGCGGGCATCCCGATCTTCGTCGGGCTGTGCACCGCGGTCGCGCTGCGCCGCCGGTGGCCCGAGAAGATGCTGCTTCTCGTCGCCGTGATGGGCGTCGCCCAGCTGATCTTCGACGTCCATCAGGCGCCGGCCGATTTCGCGATGCTGGTGCTGATCTACACGGTCGCCGCCGACGGAGAGCGCTGGGCCTCGCGGTTCGCGTTGACCGGCGGAGTGTGCGCGGGCACGCTTTCGCAGCTTCGCTGGCCGTCGGACGGCACCCACGGGTGGCTGCAGCATGTGTTCGTCGTGGTCGTACTGACCGTGCCGTTCGTCCTCGCGTGGGTGCTGGGCGACTCCATGAGCACCCGCCGGGCCTATCTCGCCCAGCTCGAGGAGCGGGCCGCGCGTCTGGAGAAGGAGCGCGAGGCCCAGTCGAAGGTGGCCGTAGCGGGCGAGCGGGCCCGTATCGCCCGCGAGCTGCACGATGTGGTGGCGCACAACGTCTCGGTGATGGTCGTGCAGGCGGACGGCGCCGCCTATGTCCTGGACGCCTCTCCGGATCAGGCCAAGCAGGCGCTCGAGACCATCTCGTCCACCGGTCGTCAGGCACTGGCGGAGATGCGCAGGCTGCTCGGCGTGCTGCGGACCGGCGACGCGCGGGAGAGCGGCGAATATGTGCCGCAGCCCGACGTGGAGCAGATCCAGGAACTGGTCGACCAGGTCAGGACGGCCGGGCTGACCGTGAACTTCCAGGTCGAGGGGACACCGCGTCCGCTGCCCAGTGGCGTCGAGCTCACCGCGTACCGCATTGTGCAGGAAGCACTCACCAATACGCGCAAGCACGGCGGTCCGGATGTCGGTGCCAGCGTGCGTCTCGTGTACTTCGACGACGGGCTCGGCCTGCTCGTGGAGGACGACGGCCGTGGAGCCGCCCACGAGATGTATGAGGACGGCGGCGCGGACGGCCAGGGACACGGCCTGATCGGGATGCGGGAGCGTATCGGGATGGTCGGCGGGACCCTGGACGCGGGACCCCGGCCCGGCGGTGGATTCCGGATCAGCGCCCTCCTCCCGCTCAAGCCCGCCCACTAG